A section of the Citrus sinensis cultivar Valencia sweet orange chromosome 8, DVS_A1.0, whole genome shotgun sequence genome encodes:
- the LOC102622713 gene encoding uncharacterized protein LOC102622713 isoform X1, which translates to MCDSSVVQSESAFGLDVSISKISHTGASCYNADSHLETVAELYIDNSSAEVWNSGEEADNPGSSTRSSDSSPYRIQLEQDVQRLQEKLQEEMVLHVSLENAIKKNTMKLSSPSCFSHEAQELLSNIALLETTVSKLEQEMVSLHFQLSQERNERRLAEYRLRHSSSPTLSGCFPDITETLISSSLMSLKHLNAQVHHSSEGDSCPEQGDQLLESTSESSCIESTMEYADDSVVLSHEKKISTKTGFKSSQPVEFRKVPTGMSSKGLWNNPNQLSEEMVRCMKNIFMSLADSALPAKSSALESQCSTLSPRGHLSNSSWWSSSDCSMIQSPQIDMQNNSGVLASENVFDPYRVRGKLSWADIGNYGLAMEVSWMSVGKQQLEYASGALKTFRTLVEQLAKVNPVHLSSNEKLAFWINLYNALIMHAYLAYGVPRNDLKLFSLMQKAAYTVGGHSYNAAAIEYMILKMKPPLHRPQIALLLALQKLKVTEEQRKCAIDEYEPLVAFALICGMYSSPAISIYTAKNVREELQEAQRDFIRASVGFSSKGKLLVPKMLHCFCKGSVDDANLAVWISHYLPPHQAAFVEQCISQRRQSFLGSRNCGILPFDSRFRYLFLPDKIPH; encoded by the exons ATGTGCGATTCATCAGTTGTGCAATCTGAATCTGCCTTTGGCTT GGATGTTTCGATCTCCAAAATTTCTCATACTGGAGCAAGCTGCTATAATGCGGACTCTCACTTAGAAACAGTGGCTGAACTTTACATTGACAATTCATCTGCAGAG GTATGGAACTCTGGTGAAGAGGCTGACAATCCTGGATCGAGCACTAGAAGCAGTGATTCTTCCCCTTACCGAATTCAACTTGAGCAGGAT GTTCAAAGATTACAAGAAAAGCTTCAAGAGGAGATGGTACTGCATGTCTCTCTGGAAAATGCcattaagaaaaatactaTGAAGTTATCTAGTCCGTCATGCTTTTCCCATGAA GCACAGGAGCTTTTGTCTAATATTGCTCTACTGGAGACTACAGTTTCAAAGCTTGAACAAGAGATGGTCTCCTTGCATTTCCAGCTCAgtcaagaaagaaatgaacGGAGGCTTGCTGAATATCGTTTAAGGCATTCATCTTCTCCAACATTGTCTGGTTGCTTCCCTGACATTACAGAAACACTG ATTTCATCTTCTTTAATGTCTTTGAAGCATTTGAATGCTCAAGTGCATCATTCCTCAGAGGGTGACTCATGCCCAGAGCAGGGTGACCAACTGTTAGAATCTACCAGTGAATCATCTTGTATTGAGTCAACAATGGAG TATGCAGATGATTCAGTTGTCCTTTCACATGAGAAGAAAATATCCACTAAGACTGGCTTCAAATCTAGTCAACCTGTGGAGTTCAGGAAGGTTCCTACTGGAATGTCATCTAAAGGCCTTTGGAATAATCCTAATCAATTATCAGAAGAGATGGTTCGgtgtatgaaaaatatatttatgtctCTGGCAGATTCAGCTCTACCAGCTAAATCGTCTGCACTGGAGAGCCAATGCTCAACTCTGTCCCCACGTGGACATCTTTCAAACTCATCGTGGTGGTCATCATCTGACTGTTCAATGATTCAGAGCCCTCAAATTGATATGCAAAATAACTCTGGAGTTTTGGCATCAGAGAATGTTTTTGATCCCTATAGAGTGCGTGGAAAGTTAAGCTGGGCAGACATCGGAAACTATGGATTAGCAATGGAAGTTTCTTGGATGTCGGTTGGTAAGCAACAATTAGAATATGCTTCAGGGGCACTAAAGACGTTTAG AACACTAGTTGAGCAACTTGCCAAAGTGAACCCTGTGCACTTGAGCAGCAATGAGAAGCTTGCTTTCTGGATAAACCTATATAATGCATTGATCATGCAT GCTTACCTGGCATATGGAGTCCCCAGAAATGACTTGAAGCTATTCTCTTTGATGCAAAAG GCAGCATATACTGTCGGGGGACATTCTTATAATGCTGCTGCTATTGAATATATGATTCTGAAGATGAAACCACCTCTACATAGGCCTCAAATT GCTTTGCTCCTTGCCCTTCAGAAGCTGAAGGTTACAGAGGAGCAAAGGAAGTGTGCAATTGATGAATATGAGCCACTTGTAGCTTTTGCTCTAATCTGTGGAATGTACTCATCACCTGCG ATCAGCATCTACACTGCTAAGAATGTAAGAGAGGAGCTTCAAGAAGCTCAGCGTGACTTCATCCGTGCTTCAGTGGGTTTTAGCAGCAAAGGGAAGCTGTTGGTGCCAAAAATGTTGCATTGCTTTTGTAAAGGCTCTGTGGATGATGCAAATTTGGCTGTCTGGATATCTCATTACCTTCCACCACATCAGGCTGCCTTTGTTGAGCAATGCATATCACAGAGGCGGCAAAGCTTTCTTGGGTCTCGCAATTGTGGCATTCTTCCATTTGATTCTCGCTTCCGTTACTTATTTCTTCCTGACAAAATTCCCCACTGA
- the LOC102622713 gene encoding uncharacterized protein LOC102622713 isoform X2, giving the protein MCDSSVVQSESAFGLDVSISKISHTGASCYNADSHLETVAELYIDNSSAEVWNSGEEADNPGSSTRSSDSSPYRIQLEQDVQRLQEKLQEEMVLHVSLENAIKKNTMKLSSPSCFSHEAQELLSNIALLETTVSKLEQEMVSLHFQLSQERNERRLAEYRLRHSSSPTLSGCFPDITETLYADDSVVLSHEKKISTKTGFKSSQPVEFRKVPTGMSSKGLWNNPNQLSEEMVRCMKNIFMSLADSALPAKSSALESQCSTLSPRGHLSNSSWWSSSDCSMIQSPQIDMQNNSGVLASENVFDPYRVRGKLSWADIGNYGLAMEVSWMSVGKQQLEYASGALKTFRTLVEQLAKVNPVHLSSNEKLAFWINLYNALIMHAYLAYGVPRNDLKLFSLMQKAAYTVGGHSYNAAAIEYMILKMKPPLHRPQIALLLALQKLKVTEEQRKCAIDEYEPLVAFALICGMYSSPAISIYTAKNVREELQEAQRDFIRASVGFSSKGKLLVPKMLHCFCKGSVDDANLAVWISHYLPPHQAAFVEQCISQRRQSFLGSRNCGILPFDSRFRYLFLPDKIPH; this is encoded by the exons ATGTGCGATTCATCAGTTGTGCAATCTGAATCTGCCTTTGGCTT GGATGTTTCGATCTCCAAAATTTCTCATACTGGAGCAAGCTGCTATAATGCGGACTCTCACTTAGAAACAGTGGCTGAACTTTACATTGACAATTCATCTGCAGAG GTATGGAACTCTGGTGAAGAGGCTGACAATCCTGGATCGAGCACTAGAAGCAGTGATTCTTCCCCTTACCGAATTCAACTTGAGCAGGAT GTTCAAAGATTACAAGAAAAGCTTCAAGAGGAGATGGTACTGCATGTCTCTCTGGAAAATGCcattaagaaaaatactaTGAAGTTATCTAGTCCGTCATGCTTTTCCCATGAA GCACAGGAGCTTTTGTCTAATATTGCTCTACTGGAGACTACAGTTTCAAAGCTTGAACAAGAGATGGTCTCCTTGCATTTCCAGCTCAgtcaagaaagaaatgaacGGAGGCTTGCTGAATATCGTTTAAGGCATTCATCTTCTCCAACATTGTCTGGTTGCTTCCCTGACATTACAGAAACACTG TATGCAGATGATTCAGTTGTCCTTTCACATGAGAAGAAAATATCCACTAAGACTGGCTTCAAATCTAGTCAACCTGTGGAGTTCAGGAAGGTTCCTACTGGAATGTCATCTAAAGGCCTTTGGAATAATCCTAATCAATTATCAGAAGAGATGGTTCGgtgtatgaaaaatatatttatgtctCTGGCAGATTCAGCTCTACCAGCTAAATCGTCTGCACTGGAGAGCCAATGCTCAACTCTGTCCCCACGTGGACATCTTTCAAACTCATCGTGGTGGTCATCATCTGACTGTTCAATGATTCAGAGCCCTCAAATTGATATGCAAAATAACTCTGGAGTTTTGGCATCAGAGAATGTTTTTGATCCCTATAGAGTGCGTGGAAAGTTAAGCTGGGCAGACATCGGAAACTATGGATTAGCAATGGAAGTTTCTTGGATGTCGGTTGGTAAGCAACAATTAGAATATGCTTCAGGGGCACTAAAGACGTTTAG AACACTAGTTGAGCAACTTGCCAAAGTGAACCCTGTGCACTTGAGCAGCAATGAGAAGCTTGCTTTCTGGATAAACCTATATAATGCATTGATCATGCAT GCTTACCTGGCATATGGAGTCCCCAGAAATGACTTGAAGCTATTCTCTTTGATGCAAAAG GCAGCATATACTGTCGGGGGACATTCTTATAATGCTGCTGCTATTGAATATATGATTCTGAAGATGAAACCACCTCTACATAGGCCTCAAATT GCTTTGCTCCTTGCCCTTCAGAAGCTGAAGGTTACAGAGGAGCAAAGGAAGTGTGCAATTGATGAATATGAGCCACTTGTAGCTTTTGCTCTAATCTGTGGAATGTACTCATCACCTGCG ATCAGCATCTACACTGCTAAGAATGTAAGAGAGGAGCTTCAAGAAGCTCAGCGTGACTTCATCCGTGCTTCAGTGGGTTTTAGCAGCAAAGGGAAGCTGTTGGTGCCAAAAATGTTGCATTGCTTTTGTAAAGGCTCTGTGGATGATGCAAATTTGGCTGTCTGGATATCTCATTACCTTCCACCACATCAGGCTGCCTTTGTTGAGCAATGCATATCACAGAGGCGGCAAAGCTTTCTTGGGTCTCGCAATTGTGGCATTCTTCCATTTGATTCTCGCTTCCGTTACTTATTTCTTCCTGACAAAATTCCCCACTGA
- the LOC102626543 gene encoding coniferyl alcohol acyltransferase — protein MVAKGDFTVTVSKKEVVAAVLPLQEHWLPQSNLDLLLPAIDVGVFFCYKKPAAAADNINKSFGFGSMVDVLKKAMAEALVSYYALAGEVVYNDVGEPELLCNNRGVDFVEAYANVELKDLNLYNPDDTIEGKLVAKKKKNGVLSVQATELKCGGIVVACTFDHRIADAYSTDMFLVSWAEIAQSKPISVMPSFRRSMLNPRRPLCIDHEFDNMYVPISSLPPPPPPPHNNPQEANCNKLVSRIYYIKSEQLNELQLLATTGSTGRRTKLESFSAFLWKMVARSANDGMMISKMGIVVDGRTRLSISSNKGDNNNNNFNKSISCMAMGSYFGNVLSIPFGGQNVKELVEKPLSWVATQVHNFLENAVTKDHFLGLIDWVEAHKPDPALAKIYCTPSSDGPAFVVSSGQRFPVSKVDFGWGKPAFGSYHFPWGGDAGYVMPMPSPAGNGDWVVYMHLSEKQVDLIETQASNVFKPMAFDYLISGI, from the exons atggttgCAAAAGGAGATTTTACGGTGACAGTAAGCAAGAAAGAGGTAGTGGCAGCAGTGCTACCGTTGCAAGAGCATTGGCTGCCACAGTCTAATCTTGACCTGCTTCTGCCGGCAATTGACGTTGGTGTGTTCTTTTGTTACAAGAAGCCAGCCGCCGCTGCAGATAACATTAACAAGAGCTTTGGGTTTGGGTCCATGGTTGATGTTCTTAAGAAGGCCATGGCTGAAGCTCTTGTCTCTTATTATGCCCTGGCCGGCGAGGTTGTATACAACGATGTTGGTGAGCCTGAGCTTCTTTGCAACAACCGCGGGGTTGATTTTGTTGAAGCATATGCAAACGTTGAGCTGAAAGACCTCAACTTGTATAACCCTGATGACACCATTGAAGGTAAGCTGGTggcaaagaagaagaagaacggCGTCCTTTCCGTTCAG GCAACAGAACTAAAATGTGGGGGTATTGTAGTGGCGTGCACCTTCGATCACCGCATAGCGGACGCATATTCAACGGACATGTTTCTGGTATCATGGGCTGAAATTGCTCAGTCTAAACCAATATCTGTGATGCCATCTTTTCGACGATCCATGCTAAACCCTAGACGGCCATTGTGCATTGATCATGAGTTCGACAATATGTACGTGCCCATCTCCTCACTGCCACCTCCACCTCCGCCTCCTCATAATAATCCTCAAGAAGCCAACTGTAATAAGCTCGTCAGTCGTATTTATTATATCAAAAGTGAGCAACTCAATGAGCTTCAATTACTTGCGACGACGGGCTCCACTGGAAGGAGGACTAAACTCGAGTCTTTCAGTGCATTTTTATGGAAAATGGTGGCCCGTAGTGCAAATGATGGCATGATGATATCAAAGATGGGCATTGTGGTTGATGGAAGAACTAGATTAAGCATCAGCAGCAATAAAggagataataataataataactttaataaatcaatatcCTGCATGGCCATGGGTTCATATTTTGGAAATGTGCTTTCAATTCCATTTGGTGGGCAAAACGTTAAAGAACTCGTTGAAAAACCATTATCATGGGTGGCAACACAAGTGCACAATTTCCTGGAAAATGCAGTGACCAAAGATCATTTCTTGGGACTCATTGATTGGGTTGAGGCTCACAAACCCGATCCGGCTTTAGCTAAGATCTATTGCACCCCAAGTAGCGATGGACCCGCATTTGTGGTCTCATCAGGGCAGCGTTTCCCGGTTTCCAAAGTGGATTTCGGCTGGGGTAAGCCGGCTTTTGGTTCTTATCATTTTCCATGGGGTGGTGATGCTGGCTATGTCATGCCAATGCCGTCTCCGGCGGGTAACGGTGACTGGGTTGTATACATGCATCTCTCGGAGAAGCAGGTGGACTTGATTGAGACTCAGGCATCTAATGTCTTTAAGCCTATGGCGTTTGATTATCTTATCTCAGgcatataa